In Modestobacter versicolor, a single genomic region encodes these proteins:
- a CDS encoding NAD(P)/FAD-dependent oxidoreductase: MAAAGVVVVGAGIVGATAAWQLARRGVDVVLVESEEPGRATSAGAGIVQPWRPAATGPWARYSDLAGATYPQLAGQLAEDSGRDPSYATVGGLTVSRDVTALRAMAAELEAARTARGWTGLGPVELLEPGRAAERFPVLDEGFGAVWSAGAGRVDGRLFRDAAVAAVERAGAVRLTGRAELVADAGRVRGVRVAGEQLDAEAVVLAAGAWTTALCAPLGLALDLAPMRGQIVHLQLPDDGTADWPTVMTLAEEHGHHYLLAFPGGRVVVGATREPDAGFDHRVTAAGQRQVLDAALTLAPGLAAATVLETRVGFRPVTPDGFPLLGAVPGWDGLVLATGLGANGLTYGPLMGVLAAGLALGEPAPFDLTPFAPTR, encoded by the coding sequence ATGGCTGCAGCGGGGGTCGTCGTCGTCGGTGCCGGGATCGTCGGGGCCACGGCGGCCTGGCAGCTGGCCCGCCGGGGCGTCGACGTCGTCCTGGTGGAGTCCGAGGAGCCGGGGCGGGCGACCTCGGCCGGCGCGGGCATCGTGCAGCCGTGGCGCCCGGCGGCCACCGGCCCGTGGGCGCGGTACAGCGACCTGGCCGGGGCCACGTACCCGCAGCTCGCCGGCCAGCTGGCCGAGGACTCCGGCCGCGACCCCAGCTACGCGACCGTCGGCGGCCTGACCGTCAGCCGCGACGTCACCGCCCTGCGGGCGATGGCCGCGGAGCTGGAGGCCGCCCGCACCGCCCGCGGCTGGACCGGCCTGGGCCCGGTGGAGCTGCTCGAGCCCGGCCGGGCGGCCGAGCGCTTCCCGGTGCTGGACGAGGGGTTCGGCGCGGTGTGGAGCGCCGGCGCCGGGCGGGTCGACGGGCGGCTGTTCCGCGACGCGGCCGTCGCCGCCGTCGAGCGGGCCGGGGCAGTGCGGCTGACCGGCCGGGCGGAGCTGGTCGCCGACGCCGGGCGGGTGCGCGGCGTCCGGGTGGCCGGGGAGCAGCTGGACGCCGAGGCCGTGGTGCTCGCCGCCGGTGCCTGGACCACCGCGCTCTGCGCGCCGCTGGGGCTGGCGCTCGACCTCGCCCCGATGCGCGGCCAGATCGTGCACCTCCAGCTGCCCGACGACGGCACGGCGGACTGGCCGACGGTGATGACCCTCGCCGAGGAGCACGGGCACCACTACCTGCTCGCCTTCCCCGGCGGCCGGGTCGTCGTCGGGGCCACCCGCGAGCCCGACGCCGGCTTCGACCACCGGGTCACCGCCGCCGGTCAGCGGCAGGTGCTCGACGCCGCGCTCACCCTCGCCCCCGGGCTGGCCGCGGCGACCGTGCTGGAGACCCGGGTCGGCTTCCGGCCGGTGACGCCGGACGGGTTCCCGCTGCTGGGCGCCGTCCCGGGCTGGGACGGGCTGGTGCTGGCCACCGGCCTGGGCGCCAACGGGCTGACCTACGGGCCGCTGATGGGCGTGCTGGCCGCGGGCCTCGCCCTCGGCGAGCCGGCCCCCTTCGACCTGACCCCCTTCGCCCCCACCCGCTGA
- a CDS encoding DUF2382 domain-containing protein, whose translation MIGTDTLDRVIGADVIDADGNKIGTASEVFLDDQSGNPEWVTVKTGLFGTKETFVPIRDADLTGDGLRVPVSKDAVKDAPKIDSDGHLSPQEEQELYRYYNMGGTTGQTSDYTRTGVAETTTNTGMGAGMTDTTGDTQATTNAGYTDTDVNRHGTKGHDTSGPTTDDAMTLSEERLNVGTQQVEAGRARLRKYVVTENVTQTVPVSHEEVRVTREPITEANMGNAMDGPAISEEEHEVTLHAERAVVEKEAVPVERVRLDTETVTEQQQVTDTVRKERVETDGDGITDTRR comes from the coding sequence ATGATCGGCACCGACACCCTCGACCGCGTGATCGGCGCAGACGTCATCGACGCCGACGGCAACAAGATCGGCACGGCGTCCGAGGTGTTCCTGGACGACCAGTCCGGCAACCCCGAGTGGGTCACCGTGAAGACCGGTCTGTTCGGCACCAAGGAGACGTTCGTCCCGATCCGGGACGCGGACCTCACCGGCGATGGCCTGCGCGTACCCGTGAGCAAGGACGCCGTGAAGGACGCCCCGAAGATCGACAGCGACGGGCACCTCTCCCCGCAGGAGGAGCAGGAGCTCTACCGCTACTACAACATGGGCGGCACGACCGGTCAGACCTCCGACTACACCCGCACCGGCGTCGCCGAGACGACGACGAACACGGGCATGGGCGCCGGGATGACCGACACCACCGGTGACACCCAGGCGACCACCAACGCCGGCTACACCGACACCGACGTGAACCGTCACGGCACCAAGGGCCACGACACCTCCGGCCCGACGACCGACGACGCGATGACGCTCTCCGAGGAGCGCCTCAACGTCGGCACCCAGCAGGTCGAGGCCGGCCGGGCGCGGCTGCGCAAGTACGTCGTGACCGAGAACGTGACCCAGACCGTGCCCGTGTCGCACGAGGAGGTTCGGGTCACCCGCGAGCCGATCACCGAGGCCAACATGGGCAACGCCATGGACGGGCCGGCGATCTCCGAGGAGGAGCACGAGGTGACGCTGCACGCCGAGCGCGCCGTCGTGGAGAAGGAGGCCGTGCCGGTCGAGCGCGTGCGCCTGGACACCGAGACCGTCACCGAGCAGCAGCAGGTGACCGACACGGTCCGCAAGGAGCGCGTCGAGACCGACGGCGACGGGATCACCGACACGCGTCGCTGA